Part of the Nocardioides perillae genome is shown below.
AGGGGGAGGCCCACGTCGCTGGCGGTGAGCACCTCGCCCGCGAGCGCCCCGAGGCCCTGACCGACCTGCGTCGCGACCATCGCGCCCGTGGCGCGACCCAGGATGTCGAGCACGGGTCCGGCCATCGCGCGCGCCTCCTCGGGCAGCGCGTCGGCCAGCGCACCGGTGGCCTGCGCGGCGATCGGCTCGACCAGGCCCTTCCAGACCTGGGTCGTCGAGGTGACCCACTCGGCGCGCGACCAGGCGGCAGTGGTGGTGACGCCGGAGGGGAAGCCGGTGGCGGTGTCGAGCCAGTGGTCGGCGAGGCGCACCGCGTCGGCGACGGCGTCCCTCTGCTTCTGCGTCGGCGAGGGGTCGGGCTCCTGCGCGACGGCCTTGCGGGCGACGTCGAGGGCCAGGGTCCAGTTGACCGGCCCCTCGTGGGGGGCGAAGAGGTGCTGCACCTGCCCCATCAGCGCGGCCAGGTCGGGCATCCCCGGGATGCCGCCCGGGGCACTTGGGACCCCGAAGCCGCCGACACCGCCGGCGCCCCCCGACAGGTTGCGGAAGAGCTGCTCGAAGGGCGTGCCCTCGAACGGGTTCTGCCCGTCCCCGGGCCGGTCCGCGGCGTCGTCGCTCATGGGGTCCACGGTACTGCCGGCGCACTAGGGTGGCGGCGTGGCCGCCGACCTGCACCCCGCCGTACGCCTCGTGGACCTGCGGGAGACCCCGCTCGACGTCGCCGAGGTGGTCGGGGCCCTCGACGACGACGCCTCCGGCGGTCTGGTGCTCTTCGTCGGCCGGGTGCGTGACCACGACGCCGGCAAGGGCGTGGTGGGCCTCGACTACTCCGCCCACCCGGCCGCCCTCGACCGGCTCCGCGACGTCTGCGGGCGGGTGGCCGAGGAGCACGACGTGCAGGGCGTCGCCGCGGTCCACCGCGTCGGGAGCCTCGGGATCGGCGACGTCGCCGTGGTCGTGGCGACCACCGCCGGCCACCGCGGCGAGGCGTTCACCGCCTCGCGCGCCCTCATCGACACCCTCAAGGCCGAGGTGCCGATCTGGAAGCACCAGCGCTTCGGCGACGGCACGGAGGAGTGGGTGGGCACGCCCTGAGCGCGCGCTCCGGCGTGGCGGCGCCGCGACCTCCGGCGCGCGCCGCACACTGCGGTGGTGGAGATCCTGCTGTGGCTGGTGCCCCCCGCCGCCGTGACGGCTGCGGCGATGGCGTGGGCCGGGTGGTCGGGCCGCAAAGGTCGCGACGAGGTCGACCGCGAGGCCGCGCTCGCCCGGATGGCTGCCGCGCTCTCGCAGGAGCCGCCCGCGCGGGCCACCGGCGTGGCGCGGCCGCGCGACCGCAGCACCGGCATCGCGGTGCGCCCGTCGCGACGCGCCCCCGGCGCCGGTCCGCGCTGACCCGGCCCCCGGCCCGGACCCTTCTCCGGGGTGAGAGGCTGGGGCCATGACGGGCGCCACCGAGGTCGACGCCGGTGCTGACGCGCCCGCCGGACGACCGAGCCAGCGCACGGTGGCGGGCCTCGTGGCCGTGCCCCTGCTGCTGGTGCTGTGGCTGGCGGCTGCGCTGCTGCCCGTGCCGTTCGTGACCTACGAGCCCGGCCTGACCCTCGACGTCCTCGCCTCCGACGACGGCCGCGAGCGCATCCAGGTGCAGGGCGCGCGGACCTACCGCACCGACGGCGAGCTGCGGATGACGACGGTCTACGTCACCCAGCCGCGCGCGCGGGTCAACCTGTTCTCCGCGATGGGCGCCTGGCTCGACGACGAGCGGGCGGTCTACCCCTACGACGCCGTCTACGACGAGGACGAGACCGCCGAGGAGACCCGGCGGGAGTCGTCGGTGCAGATGGTCTCCTCGCAGGACGCCGCCACCGCCGCGGCGCTGCGCGAGCTCGGCTACGACGTCACGCCGGTCGTCGAGGTGCTCAACGTGACCGAGGGCCTGCCGGCCGAGGGGCGGCTGCAGGTGCGCGACGTCATCGAGGCCGTCGACGGCCAGGAGATCTCCTCGGCTGAGCAGGTCGGGCAGGTGGTGCGCGCCGCGGGTGCCGGCACCCCGGTGGAGTTCGAGGTGCGCCGCGACGGCCGGGAGCGCACGGTCACCGTCGAGCCTGAGGCGACCGAGGACGGCCCGCTGGTCGGCATCCTCCCCGGACCGGGCTACCGCTTCCCCTTCCAGGTCGACGTGGAGGTGCCCGACAGCATCGGCGGGCCGAGCGCCGGGCTGATGTTCTCGCTGGCGATCTACGACACCCTCACGCCGGGCTCGCTGACTGGCGGCCGCGTCGTCGCCGGCACCGGCACCGTCGACGCGCAGGGCGACGTGGGGCCCATCGGCGGCATCGCGCAGAAGATCCCCGCCGCCCGCGACGCCGGCGCCGGGCTCTTCCTCGTGCCGCCCGACAACTGCGCCGAGGCGCTGCGCGCGCCCCGCGGCGACGTGCGGCTCGTGCGCGCCGAGACCATGCACGACGCGCGGCTCGCGATCGAGGCGTGGGTCGAGGACCCCGACGCCGAGCTGCCCGCGTGCACCGAGGAGGGCTGATGAGCGACCACGACCCGCTGGCCGACCTCGACGGCGACCCCGCGCTGGCCGCCGCCGTCCTGGAGATCGAGGCCCACAGCGCGGAGGGCGGGTGGGACCGGCCCGCGCAGCTCTACGCGCTGGTCGACACCGCCGAGCTGGTCGCCCGCGAGCCGGCCCTGGCCTCGCTCATGGGCCTCGACGACTCCTCGGCCGCCGGGTCGCTGACGCCGGTGGAGCAGGACACCCTCGCCCCCGACCGCCCCCTCGAGCAGGTGCTCGAGCAGATCACCTGGCCCGACGGCGTCGCCGGCTGCGCCGCCGTCGTCGAGCGCCTCGTGCTGCCCCCGGGGGCCGACGAGTCGCTGCCCGAGGATCCCTCGGCGGCGCAGGAGTTCGCGCGCGAGCACCCCGACCGCCAGGAGGTGCGCATCGTCGCCGGCGTGACGCGGGCGGGTGCGTCGTACTGCGCCCTGCGGCTGCGCGCCCACGACGACGCGGCCTCCGTGGTCGGCGGCACCGACCTGGTGCCGGCGCTGCTGCAGCTGCTGCGCGACACCCTCGACGACGGCCCCGAGCCGACCCCCGACACCCCGCACCCCCACCAGGAGGACGCACGTGAGTGACCTGTTCGGCGACCAGCCCCGGCGACCGGCGCCCCCGCCGCGACCCCAGGCCGCCTCGGGGAGGTCACGGGCCCTCGTCATCACCGCGGTGGTCCTGGCCGGCCTGTTCGTCCTGCTGACCGCGCTGTCGTCGGTCTACACCGAGCGGCTCTGGTTCGACGCCGTGGGCTACCTCGGCGTCTTCAGCACGGTGCTGTGGACCCGGGTTGGGCTCTTCCTGGTCTTCGGCGCCCTGATGGCGATCGTCGTCGGCGTCAACATGGCGGTGGCCTTCAAGACCCGCCCGCTCTTCCGCCCGCCCTCACCCGAGCAGGGCAACCTCGACCGCTACCGCGAGGCCGTGCTGCCGATCCGCACCTGGCTGCTGGTCGGCGTCGCCGTCGTGATGGGCATCTTCGCCGGCACCTCGGCGACCGGGCAGTGGCGCTCCTACTTGCTGTGGCGCAACGGGGTGGACTTCGGCACGACCGACCCCTACTTCGACCGCGACGTGGGCTTCTACGTCTTCGAGCTGCCGTGGTGGCACTACCTCGTCGACTTCACCATGGCCGCCGCCGTCATCGGCGCGATGGCCGCCGCGGTCGTGCACTACCTCTTCGGCGGCATCCGGCTCCAGGGCCGCGACCGCCTCACCGGCGCCGCGCAGGTGCAGCTGTCCGTGCTCGTCGGCCTCTTCGTGCTCGCCAAGGCCGTCGACTACTGGCTCGACCGCTTCGACCTGCTCAACGACGCCGGCGGGCTGATCACCGGCATCACCTACACCGACGACAACGCGGTGCTGCCGGCCAAGAACATCCTGGCCGGGATCGCGGTGATCTGCGCGCTGCTGTTCTTCCTCAACGTCTGGCGCCGCACCTGGATCCTGCCCTCGATGGGCCTGGCCATGCTGGCGCTGTCGGCCGTGCTGCTCGGCGCGGTGTGGCCCGGCGTCGTCCAGCAGTTCCAGGTCGACCCGACCGAGGCCGACAAGGAGGAGCCCTACATCCAGCGCAACATCGACGCGACCCGCGCGGCCTACGACCTCGAGGACAGCGAGGTGGTGCCCTACACCGCGGGCGGCGTCGAGGTGTCGGCCGCCGAGGACGAGATCGTCGCCCAGCAGGCGATCGAGAGCTCCGGTGTGCGCCTGGTCGACCCCAACATCATCCCGGCCGCCTTCGAGCAGAGCCAGCAGATCCGCGGCTACTACTCGGTGGCCGACGTGCTCGACGTCGACCAGTACGACGTGGAGGGCACGCCGCGCGACCTGGTCCTGGGCGTGCGCGAGCTGAACCAGGCCGGCATCGCCGAGACCAGCCAGAACTGGGCGAACCTCCACACCGTCTACACCCACGGCGACGGCGTGATCGCCGCCTTCGGCAACCAGCGGCCCGCCGACAACAGCGCGCAGACCGCCTCCGGCAACGAGGAGCCGCGCTGGGCCAACCCGCCGCTGGGCGACCTCACCGACATCGTCGGGGAGTACGAGTCGCGCATCTACTACGGCGAGAACGCCCCGGCCTACTCCGTGGTGGGCAAGCGCGAGGCCGACGACCCCGACCTCGAGCTCGACCTGCCGATCTCGGTCGGCGGCGAGGAGACCGAGGAGTCGGAGGCGACCTCGACCTACGACGGCGAGGTGGGCGTCGACATCGGCAGCCTCTTCCGCAAGGTGCTCTACGCCGTGCGCTTCGGCGAGCCCAACCTGGTGCTCTCGGACCGCGTGCACGAGAACAGCCGCATCCTCTACGACCGCGACCCCGCGCTCATGGTCGAGAAGGTGGCGCCGTGGCTCACCGTCGACGCCGACCCGTTCCCGGCGGTCGTCGACGGCAAGGTGCTGTGGATCCTCGACGGCTACACCCTCAGTGACCAGTACCCGCTCTCGGAGCGCGAGTCGTTCGACGAGATGACCGACGACGCCCTCGACGACGGCTCGGCCTTCCAGACCCTGCCGACCGACGAGATCAACTACATCCGCAACTCGGTCAAGGCCACCGTCGACGCCTACGACGGCACGGTCACGCTCTACGCCTGGGACGAGAGCGACCCGATGCTCGAGGCGTGGATGAACGCCTTCCCCGGCACGGTGCAGGCCAAGGACCAGATCCCGGACGCGGTGCTCGAGCACATGCGCTACCCCGAGGACCTGTTCAAGGTGCAGCGCTTCCAGCTCGCCCGCTACCACGTCACCGACGCGGCGGACTTCTACCAGGGCAACGAGCGCTGGGAGGTCCCGACCGACCCCAACCAGCAGGCGCTGCAGCCGCCCTACCGCCTCTCGGTGGAGCGTGACGGGGCGAACCGTTTCTCGCTCACCTCGACCTTCGTGCCGGTCAACCGCGAGAACCTCGCGGCCTACATGACCGTCGACGCGGAGGCGAACAGCGAGACCTACGGCACGCTGCGGGTGCTCGACCTCGCCGCCGGCGGCGGCCGCCAGGTCTCGGGCCCGGGGCAGGTGGCCAGCCGCATCAACGCCGACGAGGACCTGCAGGACGCGCTGCTGCGCTTCACCGCGGGCTCGGAGTCGCGAGCGGTCTACGGCAACCTGCTGACCATCCCGGTCGACGACCGGCTGCTCTACGTGCAGCCGATCTACACCATCCGCCAGACCGGCGACGGGTCCTTCCCGGTGCTGCAGTACACCGCGGTCTCCTTTGGCGAGGACGTCGGCTTCGGCGCGACGTACGCCGACGCGGTGCGCGACCTCCTCGGCATCGAGGAGGGCGGTGTGCAGACGCCGAGCCCCGAGCCCCCGGCAGGCGAGGGCGACCCCGGTGAGGGACAGGTCCCGAACCAGCCCGAGCCGGGTGCGGAGGCGACGGTCGCCGAGCTGCTGCGCCAGGCCGATGGCCTCTACGACCAGGCGCAGGACGCGCTGCGGCAGGGTGACCTCGCCGAGTACCAGCGCCTGAACGACCAGGCTGCGGCGCTCGTCAACCGCGCGCTCGCCGCGGCCGACGCCGAGGCGGGCGGCGGCGCCGGGCAGGAGAGCGGCCGCTGAGCCCGCGGCGTGGGCCGGCCCTCGGCTGAGAGCCGGCTCACGCCACCCCGGTTTGGTGCTCCGCGGGTCCGTCCCGTAAAGTCGGGATCACCGACGCGGGGTGGAGCAGCTCGGTAGCTCGCTGGGCTCATAACCCAGAGGTCGCAGGTTCAAATCCTGCCCCCGCTACCAAGAGAAACAGCAGGTCAGGGGCGGTTTCCGGAGAGATCCGGAAGCCGCCCCTGATTCGCGTTTTCGGCTCTTGTCCGCAACTTGTCCGCAGATGCTGCCGTGTGCCGTCGGTCGCGACGGCGCTGGATTCGGCTGGATCTCAGCGGATCCGGCTGGAATCTGCGATGGCCCGGTCAGAAGTTCGCGCGGTAGTCCAGGCCCTATCTGCACACGGTCCGGGGACATCACCGAGCTCGTTACCGGCAAGTGGAAGTCGGCGACTCATCTCAGCACCTACTCTGAGGAGAGCAGGACCATTGAGCTCGTCGGTCTCCTCGCGGTGGATGCCTCGCGGCCAGTGGGGCTGTAGACGGCCGAGCCTCGCCGCCGTTGAAGACGTGGTTGGAGGTTGTATGCAGGGCACCGAGCAGGCGCTTCTCGATGCCGTCGCGCGTTCGATCCGCGAAGGTGAACTGGCTCTTGATGAGATCGCTCAGATCGTGGACGCGTCTACCGGGCAGTTGCGTGCTGCCGTCGGTGACTTAGATGAGAACAGCTCTGGATCGGAATCGGCTCTTGCAAAACTCGCACTGGCAGCCGCTGATGATCTTGAGCGGCGCGTCGCTGATAGTCGCGCACGTCTGAGTAGTTTCAACATCGTCTTCTTCGGGCGAACCGGCGCCGGCAAGAGCACGCTGATGTCGGCGATGGGGCGCTTGGATGGCGGGCGGGTGTCACCAGGTGACAGCGACTGGACGGTCGAGGTCGACGCCATCGACTGGCACGGATGCCGCCTCTACGACACCCCGGGGACCGGGGGTTGGGGAGGCCGACGCAGTCGAAGCGAGCTCGAGGACAAAGCGCGAGAGGCTACGGAGATCGCAGACGTCGTGATCCTCTGCTTCGACAGCCAAAGCCAGCAACAAGCCGAGTTCGCCAAAGTCGCCGCCTGGGTGCAGGAGTACGGTAAGCCAGCCATCGCTGTGCTCAACTTCCGAACGGACCGATGGCGGCATCCCATTCGCACCCAGGACCGCGAGAGTCGAAGATCGCTCAACGCAACGGTGCGCCAACACGTCGACAACATCAACGCCGAACTGGCCCGGATCGGCCTTGCCGGTGTGCCCGTTGTGGCGCTGAACTCGCGTCGCGCCCTGGTTGCCAGAGCAACTCGCCCCTTTAGGGGCCCCGAAGCGCCAGCCGTTAACGCCGAGCTTGAACGTTTCGGGGCGGAGTACCTCGAGCACTGGTCGAATCTCCCCGCATTGGAGGCGCTCCTTGGAGCGTGTCTCTCAGTCGGCGGACATGATCTCCGACTGGCGGCGCTGCGCGACGGTCTGCGTACCACGTTCGGGCAATGGGTGTCCGCACTCGACACGCTCGCGCAACTACGACTCGAGCAGGCCGTCGTGTTGGAACGAAGCATCGCGCAGATGCTCGCCGTTCTCGGCTACCCCGATGAGGACCTGCGTGTGCAGCATCTCGGACCGGCGTCCTCCGAAGTTCCCGATCTGCTCACCCGGCTTGAGGCCGCCAGAGGCGAGCCTTTCGATGCTCCGGTGACCGGTAGCCTCGCACGGCACGCGAAGTCGCTACTCACGTCGCATCTCGGTGCCGAGCGATCCAAGTCATTGCGCCGCGCGGAGAATCTCGTCACTGACGCCTTCGACAGACGCAAGAAGGTTGGCGGAAAGGCCTTCGACAAGGCCGTGTATCGGCCGAAGGATGTCGCTGCGGCCTTGCAAGCGGTGGGCCGCGACGTCGATCAATTCATCAACGACAACCTGAAACTTACGGGCACTGAGGGGCGCGAGGATCTCGACCTGATGGGTCGTCGGTCGTCCGCGGTGCACGGGGCCGCTGGCAAGGGGCGTAGGCAGATCGCAACCGCGCTCCAGGCCGGCGGTATCGCGGCCAGCGGCACAGGCGCTGTTCTGGGAATCGTCGCCACCACTCAGTTCTGGAATCCAGCAGGCTGGACCGCTGCGGCCATCCTTGGCGGCCTCGCGATCGGGGCCGCGATGGCTGGCTTCCTTGGCCGGAAGAACCGCAAGAAGGCCGAGCAGAAAAGGGTGGCTGCCCGCTCGTCTGCGATTGGGGAGGCGAGGTCGGCTGTCTCCACGCAGTTTGACGAGTGGCATTCCAGTCACCTTGCGGCGCTCTTGGGGACGGCATGGGCTGAGGCAGCGGAATCCGTGCGAACTCTCATCGAGGAGACCGTCGACGCACACGAAATGCATGACGAGTTGGAACGCCTCGCTGAGGTCCTCGAATCCCACGCGGGAGGGATTCCCGCCGCACCGTCAGCAGCGACAGTCATCCAGCATGGAATCCAAGTCGTGCTCGACTCCGCAGGCTACGGCACTACTGAGAGCGATGTGCTGCTCGGCGAGAGCTGGGAGCTCGTCGACGTTGCCGAGGGTGATCACCGCTCCTTCTCGCCCCACGACGTGGAAGAGTTCCAGAAGCGAGCGGGCCAAGGCTTGCATAGGTTCCAGGACTTCGTCACTTCATTGTCAGCGACGGTTGATACCGATGAACTACAGAAGTGGATCGAGGATGCACGGCTTGCGGTGCATCTCGAGGATTCTGCGTCTAGGGTTGCGACCGGTTCGGCCGGCCCGCCGCGGATCGTCCTCCTGGGTGACTACAGCTCCAGCAAGTCGAGCCTGGTCAAGCGCCTGCTCGTCGAACTAGGAGAGCCGGTCCCTCCCGGACTCAAAATTCACGCCGCTCCCGAGACCGCCAAGGCCTCGGTCTATCAGGTTGGCCACGTGTCGCTTGTCGACCTTCCGGGATTCCAGGGTCACAACAAGGCGCATGATGAGTTGGCGGTCGCCGAGTCCGCCGATGCTGCTTTAGCCGTGGTCGTGCTCAGCACGAACCTCTTGCTGGGAAACACGGCTGCACTGGTCGAGGTGCTGGGCGGATCGCGGCGCATGGTTGCCAAGGCGGCGAGAGCCTTCTTCGTGGTGGGTCGCATCGACGAGATCGGAGCAGATCCGGAGGAGTCCCCACGTGACTTCTTGACGCGCTGCCGGCGCAAGGAAGCCGAACTCGTTGCTGCTTTGCATTTCCACGGCATTCCGGTGACTCCGGAGCGTGTCTGGTCCGTGTCTGCGGATCCGTTCGGCATGGTCGGCAACCGTGTGCCTGTGACCGCAGCTGACTACGTCGACCGTCATCGCATCTGGGACGGGATCCGCCCGCTCGTTGACGGGCTAGTGAGCATCGACGCGTCAACCGCATCCATCCTCGCGGGAGTCGGCGAGCGCGACGGCCTTCTAGCGCTCTTGATGACTAGTTCTGAGGCCGAAGGCCTCGCGATCGAGGAACTTCAGGCAGAGGTTGCCGATTGCATCGATCTCGCTACCACGTACGACGAGGGCCTCGCCGATCTCCGACTTCTGATGAAGTCACTGATCCGGCAGGTCGAGCAACTCGTCGACGACCATGCCAATGAGCTGATCGGCGAGGCGTTGGGCGCCGGACCCGAGGAAGCTGATGCTCTTGCTGACGCGTTTGAGGAGTGGTGGCGAGATCCACGTCTCAAGGCCGGCCTGACGGCATTCTTCGCTTCGGCCAACCGAGAAGTCGACGAGTGGTGGGCGAACAACGCGTCCGCCATTGACCGCAGGGTCCGCAAGATGGAGGCTCGAGTCAACGCGAGCAGTCGGAACGGTGCCCTGCGAACGTCGTCCGGTGCCGGAGGTGAAGCGCTCGCGCGCCGTGTTCTCAACGAAGCATCTCGAATCGTGTCAGCCTTCGGCAGCCGCGAGCCGGTCTACAAGATCGGCAAGGCGCTTGGGGTCAAGTTCCCGCCTTGGGGCGCCGTCAAAGGCGGAATACGAGTCGCCAAGGCGGGTGCAGTCCTTGGCGTCGTCGCAACCGCATGGGACGTCCTTGCCTTCCTCCAAGATCTCAAGGCTGAAGATGGTCGTGAGGCTGCGCGCCATAGGGCGGTCGATTACGTTCGGGACACGATGTCGGAGGTTGTTGCGAGCATCGTGCGGGGAACAGACGAGAAGCCCGGTTTCATACTCGATCTAGAAGAGCAGGAAGCCATGCTGTTGGCTCAGGTGGACGCGCTCACCGACCGTGGTGCCTCGATCGAGGTTGCGATCGAGGAACTTCGTGCTCGACGCGCGGCTTCGCTGCGTTTGATCGAAAGGGCGCCTGGAGTCCAGGCCGGCGCCAAGGAGGAGTTCTCGTGAGTGAAGTGCTAGAGGACCGGCGATTCCAGGAATGGCTTCGGCGCGCGGTGGGCGAGGATCGGGCCGACGAACTTCGCAAGTCGCTCGATGAGTTCGCCCAACGCGAGAAGCCGGTGATAACGCTG
Proteins encoded:
- a CDS encoding molybdenum cofactor biosynthesis protein MoaE translates to MAADLHPAVRLVDLRETPLDVAEVVGALDDDASGGLVLFVGRVRDHDAGKGVVGLDYSAHPAALDRLRDVCGRVAEEHDVQGVAAVHRVGSLGIGDVAVVVATTAGHRGEAFTASRALIDTLKAEVPIWKHQRFGDGTEEWVGTP
- a CDS encoding YlbL family protein, with amino-acid sequence MTGATEVDAGADAPAGRPSQRTVAGLVAVPLLLVLWLAAALLPVPFVTYEPGLTLDVLASDDGRERIQVQGARTYRTDGELRMTTVYVTQPRARVNLFSAMGAWLDDERAVYPYDAVYDEDETAEETRRESSVQMVSSQDAATAAALRELGYDVTPVVEVLNVTEGLPAEGRLQVRDVIEAVDGQEISSAEQVGQVVRAAGAGTPVEFEVRRDGRERTVTVEPEATEDGPLVGILPGPGYRFPFQVDVEVPDSIGGPSAGLMFSLAIYDTLTPGSLTGGRVVAGTGTVDAQGDVGPIGGIAQKIPAARDAGAGLFLVPPDNCAEALRAPRGDVRLVRAETMHDARLAIEAWVEDPDAELPACTEEG
- a CDS encoding PPA1309 family protein, with translation MSDHDPLADLDGDPALAAAVLEIEAHSAEGGWDRPAQLYALVDTAELVAREPALASLMGLDDSSAAGSLTPVEQDTLAPDRPLEQVLEQITWPDGVAGCAAVVERLVLPPGADESLPEDPSAAQEFAREHPDRQEVRIVAGVTRAGASYCALRLRAHDDAASVVGGTDLVPALLQLLRDTLDDGPEPTPDTPHPHQEDARE
- a CDS encoding UPF0182 family protein, which translates into the protein MSDLFGDQPRRPAPPPRPQAASGRSRALVITAVVLAGLFVLLTALSSVYTERLWFDAVGYLGVFSTVLWTRVGLFLVFGALMAIVVGVNMAVAFKTRPLFRPPSPEQGNLDRYREAVLPIRTWLLVGVAVVMGIFAGTSATGQWRSYLLWRNGVDFGTTDPYFDRDVGFYVFELPWWHYLVDFTMAAAVIGAMAAAVVHYLFGGIRLQGRDRLTGAAQVQLSVLVGLFVLAKAVDYWLDRFDLLNDAGGLITGITYTDDNAVLPAKNILAGIAVICALLFFLNVWRRTWILPSMGLAMLALSAVLLGAVWPGVVQQFQVDPTEADKEEPYIQRNIDATRAAYDLEDSEVVPYTAGGVEVSAAEDEIVAQQAIESSGVRLVDPNIIPAAFEQSQQIRGYYSVADVLDVDQYDVEGTPRDLVLGVRELNQAGIAETSQNWANLHTVYTHGDGVIAAFGNQRPADNSAQTASGNEEPRWANPPLGDLTDIVGEYESRIYYGENAPAYSVVGKREADDPDLELDLPISVGGEETEESEATSTYDGEVGVDIGSLFRKVLYAVRFGEPNLVLSDRVHENSRILYDRDPALMVEKVAPWLTVDADPFPAVVDGKVLWILDGYTLSDQYPLSERESFDEMTDDALDDGSAFQTLPTDEINYIRNSVKATVDAYDGTVTLYAWDESDPMLEAWMNAFPGTVQAKDQIPDAVLEHMRYPEDLFKVQRFQLARYHVTDAADFYQGNERWEVPTDPNQQALQPPYRLSVERDGANRFSLTSTFVPVNRENLAAYMTVDAEANSETYGTLRVLDLAAGGGRQVSGPGQVASRINADEDLQDALLRFTAGSESRAVYGNLLTIPVDDRLLYVQPIYTIRQTGDGSFPVLQYTAVSFGEDVGFGATYADAVRDLLGIEEGGVQTPSPEPPAGEGDPGEGQVPNQPEPGAEATVAELLRQADGLYDQAQDALRQGDLAEYQRLNDQAAALVNRALAAADAEAGGGAGQESGR
- a CDS encoding GTPase: MQGTEQALLDAVARSIREGELALDEIAQIVDASTGQLRAAVGDLDENSSGSESALAKLALAAADDLERRVADSRARLSSFNIVFFGRTGAGKSTLMSAMGRLDGGRVSPGDSDWTVEVDAIDWHGCRLYDTPGTGGWGGRRSRSELEDKAREATEIADVVILCFDSQSQQQAEFAKVAAWVQEYGKPAIAVLNFRTDRWRHPIRTQDRESRRSLNATVRQHVDNINAELARIGLAGVPVVALNSRRALVARATRPFRGPEAPAVNAELERFGAEYLEHWSNLPALEALLGACLSVGGHDLRLAALRDGLRTTFGQWVSALDTLAQLRLEQAVVLERSIAQMLAVLGYPDEDLRVQHLGPASSEVPDLLTRLEAARGEPFDAPVTGSLARHAKSLLTSHLGAERSKSLRRAENLVTDAFDRRKKVGGKAFDKAVYRPKDVAAALQAVGRDVDQFINDNLKLTGTEGREDLDLMGRRSSAVHGAAGKGRRQIATALQAGGIAASGTGAVLGIVATTQFWNPAGWTAAAILGGLAIGAAMAGFLGRKNRKKAEQKRVAARSSAIGEARSAVSTQFDEWHSSHLAALLGTAWAEAAESVRTLIEETVDAHEMHDELERLAEVLESHAGGIPAAPSAATVIQHGIQVVLDSAGYGTTESDVLLGESWELVDVAEGDHRSFSPHDVEEFQKRAGQGLHRFQDFVTSLSATVDTDELQKWIEDARLAVHLEDSASRVATGSAGPPRIVLLGDYSSSKSSLVKRLLVELGEPVPPGLKIHAAPETAKASVYQVGHVSLVDLPGFQGHNKAHDELAVAESADAALAVVVLSTNLLLGNTAALVEVLGGSRRMVAKAARAFFVVGRIDEIGADPEESPRDFLTRCRRKEAELVAALHFHGIPVTPERVWSVSADPFGMVGNRVPVTAADYVDRHRIWDGIRPLVDGLVSIDASTASILAGVGERDGLLALLMTSSEAEGLAIEELQAEVADCIDLATTYDEGLADLRLLMKSLIRQVEQLVDDHANELIGEALGAGPEEADALADAFEEWWRDPRLKAGLTAFFASANREVDEWWANNASAIDRRVRKMEARVNASSRNGALRTSSGAGGEALARRVLNEASRIVSAFGSREPVYKIGKALGVKFPPWGAVKGGIRVAKAGAVLGVVATAWDVLAFLQDLKAEDGREAARHRAVDYVRDTMSEVVASIVRGTDEKPGFILDLEEQEAMLLAQVDALTDRGASIEVAIEELRARRAASLRLIERAPGVQAGAKEEFS